In Xanthomonas sacchari, a genomic segment contains:
- the ubiA gene encoding 4-hydroxybenzoate octaprenyltransferase, translating into MGYERYETPAALPPRARLGQYWKLLRGDRPIGALLLLWPTWWALWLAADGVPPLWTLCVFTAGVWLTRSAGCVINDYADRWLDPQVERTRSRPLATGAVSGREALAVFAVLMLVAFALVLTMNALTIGLSVIGLLLAASYPYLKRYTYLPQVYLGMAFGWGIPMAFAAVRGEVPALAWLLYATNILWATAYDTWYAMVDREDDLRAGSKSTAILFGELDLVIQGVLYALMFVALAFVGQRADLGIWYWVGLGVAALLVVAEFRMARHRERAACFRAFLHNNWVGLAVFAGIAVALALRAA; encoded by the coding sequence ATGGGTTACGAACGCTACGAGACGCCTGCCGCGCTGCCGCCGCGCGCGCGCCTGGGCCAGTACTGGAAGCTGCTGCGCGGCGACCGGCCGATCGGCGCGCTGCTGCTGCTGTGGCCGACCTGGTGGGCGCTGTGGCTGGCCGCCGACGGGGTGCCGCCGCTGTGGACGCTGTGCGTGTTCACCGCCGGGGTCTGGCTGACCCGCTCGGCCGGCTGCGTGATCAACGACTATGCCGACCGCTGGCTGGACCCGCAGGTCGAGCGCACCCGCAGCCGGCCGCTGGCCACCGGTGCGGTCAGCGGCCGCGAAGCGCTGGCGGTGTTCGCGGTGCTGATGCTGGTGGCGTTCGCGCTGGTGCTGACCATGAACGCGCTGACCATCGGCCTGAGCGTGATCGGGCTGCTACTGGCCGCCAGCTATCCCTACCTCAAGCGCTACACCTACCTGCCGCAGGTCTACCTGGGCATGGCCTTCGGCTGGGGGATCCCGATGGCCTTCGCCGCGGTGCGCGGCGAGGTGCCGGCGCTGGCCTGGCTGCTGTACGCGACCAACATCCTGTGGGCCACCGCCTACGACACCTGGTATGCGATGGTCGATCGCGAGGACGACCTGCGCGCCGGCTCCAAGTCCACCGCGATCTTGTTCGGCGAACTGGATCTGGTCATCCAGGGCGTGCTGTACGCGCTGATGTTCGTCGCCCTGGCCTTCGTCGGCCAGCGCGCGGACCTGGGCATCTGGTACTGGGTCGGCCTGGGCGTGGCGGCACTGCTGGTGGTCGCCGAGTTCCGCATGGCCCGGCACCGCGAACGCGCGGCGTGCTTCCGCGCCTTCCTGCACAACAACTGGGTCGGCCTGGCGGTCTTCGCCGGCATCGCCGTGGCGCTGGCGCTGCGCGCAGCCTAG
- a CDS encoding alpha/beta fold hydrolase → MQRTASPRAPLPKPAVRRLGADDALAYLRVGEGAPVLLVHGALCDYRYWAPQLRGLADRFQLSALSLGQYYPRLPSAARHAFGWRWHARQLAAFIAEEPRPVHLVGHSRGAAVAWQAALLRPEAIASLTLFDPGGPQPQGLSPEVQAVRAQAIALLQDGQVEAGLACFVDSVSQPGAWARSSASFRQMVRDNAQTLVPQIADALPAYRPEQAAALAMPVLLVAGEHSPAQYHDNAAALAGWLPDAQLQLLAGASHGMTFTHARRCNGLIADAIAAAESGS, encoded by the coding sequence ATGCAACGCACCGCCAGTCCTCGGGCGCCCCTGCCCAAGCCGGCCGTGCGCCGGCTCGGCGCGGACGACGCGCTGGCCTATCTGCGGGTGGGCGAGGGCGCGCCGGTGCTGCTGGTGCACGGGGCGCTGTGCGACTACCGCTACTGGGCGCCGCAGCTGCGTGGCCTGGCCGATCGTTTCCAGCTCAGTGCGTTGAGCCTGGGCCAGTACTACCCTCGGCTGCCGTCGGCGGCGCGCCATGCGTTCGGCTGGCGCTGGCATGCCCGGCAGCTTGCCGCCTTCATTGCCGAGGAGCCGCGCCCGGTGCATCTGGTCGGCCACTCCCGCGGCGCCGCCGTGGCCTGGCAGGCGGCGCTGCTGCGGCCCGAGGCCATCGCCAGCCTGACCCTGTTCGATCCTGGCGGTCCGCAACCGCAGGGCCTGTCGCCGGAGGTGCAGGCGGTCCGCGCGCAGGCGATCGCGCTGCTGCAGGACGGCCAGGTCGAGGCCGGCCTGGCATGCTTCGTCGACTCGGTCAGCCAGCCCGGCGCCTGGGCACGCAGCAGCGCGAGCTTCCGGCAGATGGTCCGCGACAACGCGCAGACCCTGGTGCCGCAGATCGCCGATGCGCTGCCGGCGTACCGGCCCGAGCAGGCGGCGGCGCTGGCGATGCCGGTGCTGCTGGTCGCCGGCGAGCACAGTCCGGCGCAGTACCACGACAACGCCGCGGCCCTGGCCGGGTGGCTGCCGGATGCGCAGTTGCAGTTACTCGCCGGCGCCTCCCACGGCATGACGTTTACCCACGCGCGGCGCTGCAATGGGCTGATCGCCGACGCGATTGCCGCTGCCGAAAGCGGGTCTTGA
- a CDS encoding carotenoid 1,2-hydratase, whose amino-acid sequence MNMIRMHARVHALAIAALAFPATLLAPDAVAQAIGTFPPIETSISLPHDEAAHRQPAEWWYMTGFLDGTDPSGGKHSYAYEMVVFQIDGVANTPPVYDAHFAISDLDRGDFRFKKQVTTGPFTTSTDRFDLDVAGFQMGGSMGSYYAKAAPADLDYAIDLSTQALQKPTLNGTNGVETYGDFISPYYSFNVNATSGTVWDHGVPVKVTGTSWYDHEWANGIPGDANSGWTWFGVSLDDNSQYNISFFMKGDGTVDQALAVKTADGHYAPVDPAALKLERIGSWTSPHTGYTYPAQWKVTLPDGAITITPMLQDAELYAPATQKFYFEGPAKVAGTLAGKSITGKAFAEMNPWGVEWGARILP is encoded by the coding sequence ATGAACATGATCCGGATGCACGCACGCGTGCATGCTTTAGCGATCGCCGCCCTCGCGTTTCCTGCCACACTGCTTGCGCCAGATGCGGTGGCGCAGGCGATCGGCACGTTTCCGCCGATCGAAACCAGTATTTCGCTTCCGCACGATGAGGCCGCGCACCGCCAGCCGGCCGAATGGTGGTATATGACCGGCTTTCTGGACGGTACCGACCCGTCCGGCGGAAAACATTCGTACGCGTACGAAATGGTCGTGTTTCAGATCGATGGCGTGGCCAATACGCCGCCGGTCTACGATGCGCATTTTGCGATCTCGGATCTGGATCGCGGCGATTTCCGCTTCAAGAAGCAGGTGACCACCGGTCCGTTCACCACCTCGACCGACCGTTTCGATCTCGATGTCGCCGGCTTCCAGATGGGCGGATCGATGGGCAGTTACTACGCCAAGGCCGCGCCCGCCGATCTGGATTACGCCATCGACCTCAGCACGCAGGCGCTGCAGAAACCGACCTTGAACGGTACCAATGGCGTGGAAACCTACGGCGATTTCATCTCTCCGTATTATTCCTTCAACGTCAATGCCACCAGCGGCACGGTGTGGGACCACGGCGTGCCGGTCAAGGTCACCGGGACCTCCTGGTACGACCACGAATGGGCCAACGGCATTCCCGGCGACGCCAACAGTGGCTGGACCTGGTTCGGCGTTTCGCTGGACGACAACAGCCAGTACAACATCAGTTTCTTCATGAAGGGCGACGGCACGGTGGATCAGGCGCTCGCCGTCAAGACCGCCGACGGCCACTACGCGCCGGTCGATCCCGCCGCGCTCAAGCTTGAGCGGATCGGCAGCTGGACCAGTCCGCATACCGGCTACACCTATCCGGCGCAGTGGAAGGTCACCTTGCCCGACGGCGCAATCACCATTACCCCGATGCTGCAGGACGCCGAACTGTATGCGCCGGCCACGCAGAAGTTCTATTTCGAAGGACCCGCCAAGGTGGCGGGCACCCTGGCCGGAAAATCCATTACCGGCAAGGCGTTCGCGGAAATGAATCCCTGGGGCGTGGAGTGGGGCGCGCGCATCCTGCCTTGA
- a CDS encoding lipocalin-like domain-containing protein: MNLSARTFGRFRGWLAAAMVIVCGLSSAPAAAQVFEEPAPVQLPRDEGPHHSQLEWWYFVGHLYGVDPSGAKREFGYEVTVFQLWPIGSGPATYSWHFAVTDVNNKLHKVEERVVSEQIPDQQGSFNFTNDGWSISGSQQNYAIKGALSDGRFAIDLKTSSDMPFVLHNGNGVVDYRPIAKTSAYYSSTALDTEGTVYDNGVPIKIVGTSWQDRQWFVKGMASDENGSFFGGGWNWFAIQLDNDTQYMLYYLQDPNTGAITNKFGTRVSKGVATPVSGSEMDLQRLATWTSPNSGYTYESKWNVILPEGNLLITPLVDDQEMLWTGHRTYWEGASQVVGTLNGNDVTGRSYVEVNPWRQPYTSLP, from the coding sequence ATGAATCTCTCTGCAAGAACGTTCGGGCGCTTCCGTGGCTGGCTCGCCGCGGCCATGGTCATCGTGTGCGGGCTCTCGTCCGCGCCCGCGGCGGCGCAAGTCTTCGAAGAACCTGCGCCGGTGCAATTGCCGCGCGACGAAGGCCCGCACCACAGCCAGTTGGAATGGTGGTATTTCGTCGGCCATCTGTACGGCGTCGATCCCAGCGGCGCCAAGCGCGAATTCGGTTACGAGGTCACCGTGTTCCAGTTGTGGCCGATCGGCTCCGGGCCGGCCACCTACTCCTGGCATTTCGCGGTCACCGACGTGAACAACAAGCTGCACAAGGTGGAAGAGCGCGTCGTCTCCGAACAGATCCCGGACCAGCAGGGATCGTTCAACTTCACCAACGACGGCTGGTCGATCAGCGGGTCGCAGCAGAACTATGCGATCAAGGGCGCGCTCAGCGACGGGCGCTTCGCCATCGACCTCAAGACCAGCAGCGACATGCCTTTCGTCCTGCATAACGGCAACGGCGTGGTGGACTATCGGCCCATCGCCAAGACCTCGGCCTACTACTCGTCCACGGCGCTGGATACGGAAGGCACGGTCTACGACAACGGCGTGCCGATCAAGATCGTCGGCACCTCGTGGCAGGACCGCCAGTGGTTCGTCAAGGGCATGGCCTCCGACGAGAACGGCTCGTTCTTCGGCGGCGGCTGGAACTGGTTCGCCATCCAGCTCGATAACGACACGCAGTACATGCTGTATTACCTGCAGGATCCCAACACCGGCGCCATCACCAACAAGTTCGGCACGCGCGTGTCCAAGGGCGTGGCGACGCCGGTGTCCGGCAGCGAGATGGACCTGCAGCGGCTCGCGACCTGGACCAGCCCGAATTCCGGCTACACCTACGAGTCGAAGTGGAACGTGATCCTGCCCGAGGGCAATCTGCTCATCACCCCGTTGGTCGACGACCAGGAGATGCTGTGGACCGGTCACCGCACGTACTGGGAAGGCGCCTCGCAGGTGGTCGGCACCCTCAACGGCAACGACGTCACCGGCCGCAGCTACGTCGAGGTCAATCCGTGGCGGCAGCCGTACACGTCGCTGCCCTGA
- a CDS encoding IS110 family transposase has product MRRYVGIDVSKAELVIHVLPDEQAWTQPNTPQGQRALAQRLAALGCERIVLEASGGYEHAVLQVLREADLPAVRMAADRPRKLAQALGLQAKTDALDARLLAIAAQHIPATPTTVVPEHLQSLRELLDLRATLVGQRDAHRRRLEHITSAKVQRRCREVVALLNQQIQTLTQEIEQQGKTCSSLPKVPGLGTILRAVLAARLPELGTLPPRKLAALVGLAPFNHDSGCWKGQRRIKGGRADVRGVLYMATWASIRAKSPLANTYARLRAAGKPAKVAIVACMHKFLRWLNAIARDQAPYAPPVIAGA; this is encoded by the coding sequence ATGCGGCGCTATGTCGGGATCGATGTATCCAAGGCCGAACTGGTCATTCATGTCCTGCCGGACGAGCAGGCCTGGACCCAACCCAATACGCCACAGGGGCAGCGTGCGCTGGCCCAACGCCTGGCGGCGCTGGGCTGCGAGCGGATCGTGCTGGAAGCCAGTGGCGGCTACGAACATGCCGTGCTGCAGGTACTCCGAGAGGCGGACCTGCCGGCAGTGCGGATGGCCGCCGATCGTCCGCGCAAGCTAGCCCAAGCCTTGGGCCTGCAGGCCAAGACCGACGCCCTGGACGCGCGCCTGCTGGCCATCGCCGCCCAGCACATCCCGGCCACGCCCACGACCGTGGTGCCCGAGCATCTTCAGTCCCTGCGCGAACTGCTGGACCTACGCGCCACCCTGGTGGGCCAGCGCGATGCCCATCGGCGGCGCCTGGAGCACATCACCAGCGCCAAGGTGCAACGCCGCTGCCGAGAGGTGGTCGCCCTGCTGAACCAGCAGATCCAGACATTGACGCAGGAGATCGAGCAGCAGGGCAAGACCTGCTCGAGCTTGCCCAAGGTGCCTGGGCTCGGCACGATCCTGCGCGCGGTCCTGGCCGCGCGGTTGCCAGAGCTGGGCACGCTGCCGCCACGCAAGCTCGCCGCCCTGGTCGGGCTGGCCCCGTTCAATCACGACAGCGGCTGCTGGAAAGGCCAACGTCGCATCAAAGGCGGCCGTGCCGACGTGCGAGGCGTGCTGTACATGGCCACCTGGGCCAGCATCCGCGCCAAATCCCCCTTGGCCAACACCTACGCGCGCTTGCGCGCGGCCGGCAAGCCGGCCAAGGTCGCCATCGTCGCCTGCATGCACAAGTTCCTGCGCTGGCTCAATGCCATCGCGCGCGATCAGGCCCCGTACGCTCCTCCGGTTATCGCTGGGGCATGA
- a CDS encoding YifB family Mg chelatase-like AAA ATPase, with protein sequence MSLALVHSRARAGVLAPPVRVEVHLSGGLPATQIVGLPEAAVRESRDRVRAALLCAQYEFPARRITVNLAPADLPKEGGRFDLPIALGILAAAGQLDPQGLGQYEFLGELALTGELRPVDGVLPAALAAAQAGRTLIVPADNGAEAALAQHVQAFTARTLLEVCGLLNGSKTLPAATAPPAVAAPFPDLSDVRGQAQARRALEIAAAGHHHLLLIGSPGCGKTLLASRLPGILPAASEAEALESAAIASVSGRGLDPARWRQRPYRAPHHTASAVSLVGGGTHPRPGEISLAHHGVLFLDELPEWNRHALEVLREPLESGQVTVSRAARSAEFPARFQLVAAMNPCPCGWAGDPSGRCRCSEEAVRRYRARISGPLLDRIDLHVEVPRLPPQALRADAPPGETSAAVRERVELARQRQQRRAGRPNGQLGHSETLRDCRLQPRDEALLEQAIERLRLSARSLHRILRVARTIADLDASDAIATAHLTEAIAYRQLDRGEPAPVARSA encoded by the coding sequence ATGAGCCTGGCGCTGGTGCACAGCCGTGCCCGCGCGGGGGTGCTTGCGCCTCCGGTTCGGGTCGAAGTCCATCTGTCCGGCGGCCTGCCGGCCACCCAGATCGTCGGCCTGCCCGAGGCGGCGGTGCGCGAGTCGCGCGATCGGGTCCGCGCCGCGCTGCTGTGCGCGCAGTACGAATTCCCGGCACGGCGGATCACCGTCAACCTGGCCCCGGCCGACCTGCCCAAGGAGGGCGGCCGCTTCGACCTGCCGATCGCGCTGGGCATCCTCGCCGCCGCCGGCCAGCTCGACCCGCAGGGGCTCGGCCAATACGAATTCCTCGGCGAACTGGCCCTGACCGGCGAATTGCGCCCAGTCGACGGCGTCCTGCCGGCCGCGCTGGCCGCGGCACAGGCAGGACGTACCCTGATCGTGCCGGCCGACAACGGCGCCGAGGCCGCACTGGCGCAACACGTGCAGGCGTTCACCGCGCGGACCCTGCTGGAGGTCTGCGGGTTGCTCAACGGCAGCAAGACCCTGCCCGCGGCGACGGCACCGCCGGCCGTCGCCGCGCCCTTTCCCGACCTGAGCGACGTGCGCGGCCAGGCGCAGGCGCGGCGCGCCCTGGAGATCGCCGCGGCCGGACATCACCACCTGCTGCTGATCGGCAGCCCCGGCTGCGGCAAGACCCTGCTGGCCTCGCGCCTGCCCGGGATCCTGCCCGCGGCCAGCGAGGCCGAGGCGCTGGAGAGCGCCGCCATCGCCTCGGTCAGCGGCCGCGGCCTGGATCCGGCGCGCTGGCGGCAACGCCCGTACCGCGCGCCGCACCACACCGCCAGCGCGGTGTCGCTGGTCGGCGGCGGCACCCATCCGCGCCCTGGCGAGATCTCCCTGGCGCACCACGGCGTGCTGTTCCTGGACGAGTTGCCCGAGTGGAACCGGCATGCCCTGGAAGTGCTGCGCGAACCGCTGGAGTCCGGCCAGGTGACCGTGTCGCGCGCGGCGCGCAGCGCCGAGTTTCCCGCGCGCTTCCAGTTGGTGGCGGCGATGAATCCCTGCCCCTGCGGCTGGGCCGGCGACCCCAGCGGCCGCTGCCGCTGCAGCGAGGAGGCGGTGCGGCGCTATCGCGCGCGCATCTCCGGCCCGCTGCTGGATCGCATCGACCTGCACGTGGAAGTGCCGCGGCTCCCCCCGCAGGCGCTGCGCGCCGATGCGCCGCCCGGCGAAACCAGCGCCGCCGTGCGCGAGCGCGTCGAGCTGGCGCGGCAGCGGCAACAGCGCCGGGCCGGCCGGCCCAACGGCCAGCTCGGCCACAGCGAGACCTTGCGCGACTGTCGCCTGCAGCCGCGCGACGAGGCCTTGCTGGAACAGGCCATCGAGCGCCTGCGGCTATCGGCACGCTCGCTGCACCGCATCCTGCGCGTGGCGCGCACCATCGCCGACCTGGACGCCAGCGATGCCATCGCCACTGCGCACCTGACCGAAGCCATCGCCTACCGGCAACTGGATCGCGGCGAGCCGGCGCCGGTGGCACGTAGCGCCTAG
- the ubiK gene encoding ubiquinone biosynthesis accessory factor UbiK: MIDLNHLDDLARRLSDLVPPGLRQSRDELQSTFKSALQAGLGKLDLVTREEFEVQRAVLLRTREKLEALERSVAALEAARNGQTPSPTP; the protein is encoded by the coding sequence ATGATCGACCTCAACCATCTCGACGACCTCGCCCGCCGCCTCAGCGACCTGGTGCCGCCGGGTCTGCGCCAATCCCGCGACGAACTGCAGAGCACCTTCAAGAGCGCGCTGCAGGCCGGGCTGGGCAAGCTCGACCTGGTCACCCGCGAGGAGTTCGAAGTACAGCGCGCGGTGCTGCTGCGGACCCGCGAGAAGCTCGAAGCGCTGGAGCGCAGCGTCGCCGCGCTGGAAGCGGCGCGCAACGGGCAGACGCCCAGCCCCACGCCCTGA
- a CDS encoding P-II family nitrogen regulator: protein MKMIMAVIKPFKLDDVREALAAQGVAGITVTEVKGFGRQKGHTELYRGAEYVVDFLPKVKLEVAVSEDQVERVVEAIVKAAATGKIGDGKVFVYDLGTVVRIRTGELDADAL, encoded by the coding sequence ATGAAGATGATCATGGCCGTGATCAAGCCGTTCAAGCTCGACGATGTGCGCGAAGCGCTCGCCGCGCAGGGCGTGGCCGGCATCACCGTCACCGAGGTCAAGGGCTTCGGCCGGCAGAAGGGCCATACCGAGCTGTACCGCGGCGCCGAGTACGTGGTCGATTTCCTGCCCAAGGTGAAGCTGGAAGTGGCGGTCAGCGAGGACCAGGTCGAGCGCGTGGTCGAGGCCATCGTCAAGGCCGCCGCTACCGGCAAGATCGGCGACGGCAAGGTGTTCGTCTACGACCTGGGCACAGTGGTGCGGATCCGCACCGGCGAACTGGATGCGGACGCGCTGTAG
- the speE gene encoding polyamine aminopropyltransferase gives MSANDNWYIEHFQPTGSAIGYRITGKLDEVQSPFQKIEIYDTTDWGKLMVIDGAVMLTTRDNFFYHEMISHPALFTHAAPKRVVIIGGGDCGTLREVLKHPGVESATQCDIDEQVTRMAEKYFPELCESNADPRAELLFDDGVAYMANCPAGSVDIVIVDSTDPVGPAEGLFNKAFYESCFKALKDDGILVQQSESPLALLDLIKEMRAEMGKAGFASFHTVPFPQPCYPTGWWSVTMARKQGGFDFRQDDAAAKPFATRYYSAHLHTGTQVLPPFVAEALGA, from the coding sequence ATGAGCGCCAACGACAACTGGTACATCGAACACTTCCAGCCCACCGGCTCGGCCATCGGCTACCGCATCACCGGCAAGCTGGACGAGGTGCAGTCGCCGTTCCAGAAAATCGAGATCTACGACACCACCGACTGGGGCAAGCTGATGGTGATCGACGGCGCGGTGATGCTGACCACGCGCGACAACTTCTTCTACCACGAGATGATCAGCCACCCGGCGCTGTTCACCCACGCCGCGCCCAAGCGCGTGGTGATCATCGGCGGCGGCGACTGCGGCACCCTGCGCGAAGTGCTCAAGCACCCGGGCGTGGAGAGCGCCACCCAGTGCGACATCGACGAGCAGGTCACGCGCATGGCCGAGAAGTACTTCCCGGAGCTGTGCGAATCCAATGCCGACCCGCGCGCCGAGCTGCTGTTCGACGACGGCGTGGCCTACATGGCCAACTGCCCGGCCGGCAGCGTGGACATCGTCATCGTCGACTCCACCGACCCGGTCGGCCCGGCCGAAGGCCTGTTCAACAAGGCCTTCTACGAGAGCTGCTTCAAGGCGCTGAAGGACGACGGCATCCTGGTGCAGCAGTCCGAATCGCCGCTGGCGCTGCTGGACCTGATCAAGGAAATGCGCGCGGAGATGGGCAAGGCCGGCTTCGCCAGCTTCCACACCGTGCCGTTCCCGCAGCCGTGCTACCCGACCGGCTGGTGGAGCGTGACCATGGCGCGCAAGCAGGGCGGCTTCGACTTCCGCCAGGACGACGCCGCGGCCAAGCCGTTCGCCACCCGCTATTACAGCGCGCACCTGCACACCGGCACCCAGGTGCTGCCGCCGTTCGTGGCCGAGGCGCTGGGCGCCTAA